The stretch of DNA CAAATAATGTCAATCAGTCTCCTTTTAACTGTACCTGTAACTGTGTGCAGGTGACTCCATCATTGTCGTCGGTGCAGCCGTACTTCTTCTTGAGTTTGATCATTCGGTCCACTCCCTCGCCTCTCACTCTGTTCACCATCTCACTCACATCCTGCTCCATCTGCCGGCGATACTCATCAAGCCTggcctgacagacagacacagaggcacagaggaCAGTGTAGATGCAAATTATTTTAAACTTGGAAACAGTTAAAGCTGGAAATTTAAcacagaaaatagagaaaatacaGTGGTTTCACCAGTAGGCTGCATTACATAGTTACTGTTTATAGACAAAATACAAAGTTTATTAAACTGTGAAGATGAACAGAATGAGTGTTGTCATATACTCTTCAGTCCGAGGTGCACAATCCTCTAAATTTGAGTGGTGAAGTATTTTGCAAAAGATAGATGGACCAAAGAATCAAGAAGAAAAGAACTTTAATCCACCCATAAGTTGGATAAGAGGCTTTCAAACACACAAGATCAGATTTTCCACCTTAAGCTGGATGCAGGTAGACGAGAGGTGTCGGACCAAAGGATCATAGCGTTCTTTAAATCTGAGACTGAGCTGCTCCTCCAGAGtcgtcttctcctcctccaggtgagCGACTCGGGCCTGCAGCGCCAACACCTCCAACATCATCCCACGACACACAGCAGCCGCCTGCCacacagtgacaacagcagTGAAATCAGGGAAAACAAGTGCATTCCTCGAAATAATGAGCTGGGGCAGGCAGGAATTCTGTGGTACGATATGTTTTAGAGTTATCCTGTTATACAGTGTTGCATGTgctacacataaaaacaatataaaagatACCTATACAAActatttttaatgaataacCAGGTATTGTCCAAATACTGAACAAGGTTCCATAATAATTCAATGAAGAATTGGTGAGAAACAGACCCTCTATTTGATTTTACTCTGTTTGTCACCCAGATTTACTTCCCCGCAGACTAACCGGCCACCATTTCCATTTCCGGAGCCCTGCTGCCATCACAGCTGAAAAGTTGCTTTGAGTAAAACACTTCATTTCcctgctgcctctgttgagCTGCTTTCTGGCCAACAACAGCAGAAAACCTGCCGGTGtgagcacagagcagctcagcGCAAATCCCTCGAGTGAGTTAAAACCTTAAGACGAGGATTTCCCTATTTCCGAACATACTAGCCGCAAAGTCATTTAAAACTGCAGTAGTTACCTCTTTGTGAGAGCTGCTTGTCTGAGAGTCCTTAAGGTTCTTTAAATCCTGACgttaaaaatggaaaacaagccataaaatgtgttaaagaaCAATACAGTCATGACTCTGTGAGCCATAAATCTATGAAAATGGTTCCATGGGAACTAACAGTGCATCATtcctggcaaaaaaaaatccttctaTATCATAATTAAAACCTTGCCTTTTGAGAAATAAActgctaataaaataaaatccactGTATTGTGTGATGATCCCCACACGAACCTGTTCCCTCTGATACAGGAGCTGCGTCTCCTGCTGCAGGATTTGTTCATAAAACTGTGAGTAAAGCAGAAAGCTGCGACGCTCTCGCTCCATCAGAGAGCAGCCGAGGTGAGCGAGGCACTGCTGGAGGTGATCCTGAGAGACCCTCAGCTGAAAGGAGACACACTCGGAGGTCTTATTACTCAGCACGTAAACGCCTGCAGGTCATCAAACACGTCCAGCACAACACAGACAGTATAACATAGCAAAACTGGAGAGGGAGCAAATGTAAGTGTGTATGAAGGCACTGATTTAGTtacaaatttattttattacagttTCTAGTCACCGCAGAAAAACTGAGGCTACCTTTCATCAAcaatactttttattattttcagaaGTAACTCCTCTTTCTTAATCCAAATATCCAGAAATATCCAGTGGTAGAAAGTAACTAAGACCATTCATTCAAGTTCTGTACTTTAGTATAACTTCAAGGCActttacttttttagtttttagtatttcaatttcatgctaatttatattttctctctgtgtaggTGCACACAGTCACAGCGTGCTATGAGCATGCATTTGTACCTGTCCCTCCGCCTCCTCAGCTCCCTCCATCAGCTGCTGGATGAATGTTTCCACAATCTGCGGCCGCCTGGGGGACAAACTGTACTTCAGCGGGGCTTTCTTCCACAGCTCTGagcaaaacacagaatattGTTATTGTGAGTTTAGTATTTATCAGTGCACTGAGGTAGATTTGGGGTTTTTGGGTACCTGTGGGGAGGTCTGCGTCCTGCCGAGTTCGCTCTGAAGCCACCAGGGTGAGCTCTCTGTTGGTCCTCCTCTGCACCGCTCTGATCATGTCACACTCTGCGCTCTCCAGCAGTTTGTGGAGCTGAGAGGAAGACGGCGTATTTTACAAGATAATGAGGTCTTGTTACAAATACACAAGATGGATTTCACGCAGGTGGTGGTTCTTTACCTGCCAGACTTGCACATCTACCTCTGAAGCTCCAGTGGGAGGCAGGAGAGACTGGCTGCCAGAAATTAAGACCTCATAGTCACGCTCCTTACACATTTGTTGAGCCAGAGCTTTCATGCTGGGGTAAAAGATTTCAGCTCTGTAAAGTGAGAACGGTCGATTTAAATATTGGACTAAAAAGtgtatcaaaaaataaaaacatttgattcacCAGATGTTAAAAAGTCATGTTGAACTCTCTTTTATAGcttttacagtatattatatatcatattattattattattatatgaacACAGGCTAATCAAACCTACATACAGCTGTCTGAACATAATAAACTCCTCATGGTTCCTGAACGTCCCACAGTACCTGTACAGTTTCACAAACTGTTGATACAAACTGGGCGTCCTGAACGTTTGAACGCCCAGACGTCTTCCAGCCCAGCTCTCCTTGAACAGCTGGAGCTGCTTCGTCAGCAGGAGGAAACCTTTCAGCGCAGACTGGACTCTGATCGGATccccaggaggaggagaggagtccGACACACATGTCTCCTCTACGCAGGGTTCATCTCCctaacacaaagacaaaacataatGACAGACAGTAATAGCACTGTGTGGGTTTACAGCCAAAAACAGCCTTGTAGAGACATTAAAAGAGTTATTTTTAGTTTGTATTTACAGATAATCCAAACTGTCCTGTTTGCCTGTTTAAACATAAATTGCcataataatttcaaatcaatctTTTACTTCATCAGGGTTTCCATCATGCAGAAGGTCATCTTTATTGCCATGGAGACGAACAGGCTCTGCTTCCCTTCCGCTGTTCAGGACGTCCTCCATGATCAGCGACACGCCGAGGATCGCTGCGTTGGCCTGCAGTCTGCTGCGATCAGTCAGACCACTCAGACACAGCTGCAGGCGAACACAACACAGCCGTGTTATCGGTCGTagactgtttttattcattcacgTCTCCATGAAAACATACTTTCAAGCTGTTCCTGAGGTGTTTTTCTTGTGTCTAAGTCCACTTACAGTAGATGCAGCTCATGTTTCAGGTAACACTTTGAATTTAACCGTGTGAAATCAATTTGAGGACcaaaaatattgttaaataaaGTCACAATAGCTCACCCCTAGAACCTATAATCAGGAAGTAAGAAACATGactttaatttaatataattttgaCGTAAAAGAGAATGGCCATTGAATGAAAAGGGTGTGAATGTGCTCAGCAAGTTTCATGTCAGTCTTCCTGATAGACGATTAGGTATCTACAACGCTGACAGTTTACAAATGGTAGGGGTTCATCATCGGGGGAGCATGACTACGTGTTCATTTCAAAGAAATCTGTGCAATAATTTCATATTTGTTGTGTGCAAGTGATCATTTTGTCCTGACGGTAGTACGTGAGGAAATAAAGTCATTACGCATCATCGTCTGGGGATGAAGAGTGCTCTGGATCTAAGTGAGTGAGTTACATCACCACCTTAAGCTGCACCATTAACAGGCCAAGACATATGAGATGTTGAACCTGCATGCTGTATTCGATGGGAGGGACGTCCCAAACACGCAGAGGGAACAGTCCACGGCGGGCCATGAAGCTCCTCCACGGATACATCCTCTGTGCCTGCAGGGgaataatgaattaaatttcCCCTAATATTGCCATGTACTTGAACTTAAAACTGATGTGGTGTTTGCTCGCTGAGGTCACGTAGCCACACCAACCTGACTGCCTCGAGTCTCCAGAGGTCTTGGGACAGGCAGCGAGAGACTGAAGATGTCGGCGTGGATGCTGTCACTCAGCAGGGGAAGAGCTGTGGCCATGTTGTCGCTCACACTCTGACAGGAAGCAACATcaccagaggagaggaaggccTCCCTGAATGGGaggaaaacatgacagaaaggGAGAAATCTGACTGCTTGTAATTCTTAAATAGAATTACATTTCTTCATCAGATGGCGGCAGTAAAGAGACGACAGCTCTAGGCCACCAGGGCACCCACACAGTTTTAGATTTCATGCAATATGAGGCGCTTAAATTGACCAAACACTTTACAGCTGCTTTATCATTCAGCACTACTTTGTTACCAGCGGGGCATTTAAAAAGATCAGTCAGGGAACTGTAGGTTgtcttaaagaagaagaaaatgggACAATATAAAGAAAAGGTTAAACTGGGAGTGTAAagctctttctcctttttcataAGACTAGCTTTGTGGCATGGCAGGgagaaaaatgtacttttgcGAAGATGAAAATCACAAACCCATTAATGCTCAAAGGGAAGACAACAGATAAAACAGCATAACAACCAGCAACAACGGTCGCACAAGAGGCTTTAAATAATTTGAGGAAGATGAAATTGTTCAACAACAAAGAAGAGGCTTTAGCTCTAGCAGGATGTGATGGGCAGATGAGGTGTTTTCAGTCCTCGGGTGCACTGACCTGATGAGGTGTCTCACAGCGGTGTCAAACTGCAGGAGGACGACCTGCCTGCGTAGCTGCAGCAGACGGCCCACAGACTCCAGGCTGCTGCGGTCAGACAGACGGTCGATCTGACGCTGGAtctccagcagctctgctcctGTGCAGCAGCCAGAGAGGACGAGTCATACAGGTGATGGGATTACTGTGATTGATTGTCAGTGTACTGGTTTATATTgatcttttattattattacaaaagTAAAAGGTCACATCTATACTTTACCTTCCTGCCATCACCCAAAATATTACCAACATTACCTCTAATATTTTCATATGATCAGGCGTGATGCTTTGTTTAAAGATCCACCCACCGATGCCTTCAGTGCCTCCCCAGTCAGCTGCAAGAGAGCCTGACACATCCTTTCCCCTCTGGCAGCTGCAGGAGTCTTCTGTGTTCCCCAATCTGGAGAAACTAACCAGGTAATAAACTATGTCATGAAGAGCTGAAGCTATCTGCAGAGTGTGATGGAGAGCTGCAGCACATGCCTGTTGAAATcagaacagaatagaaaatTACTAAGAAGAGTACAAGAAAATATATCCCAAGTTTTGACCTTAAACATGATGTGAAAAGTGAACTAACGACACTCGTGTAGTTTACAATATAACTTATCTGGATCACTGGAAATAAAACGCGCTACATAGTGAAAGCAGCCAAAGGTATCATGTGCTGCACTGCTGGTTTAATCGTCTCAATCACGGGTTTTAAGCGTCTCACCGAAAGATTCAGTGTTTTGAACATGTGAAGCACTTCAGAGAAGTGGGGGATGTACCACAGGTTGAGGAGAGTTTTGCCATCTGCGGACGACAGCTGCTGCGGCCGACACTGAAAGGACCTGCTAGGGAAGAAGATTTGATCATCGTATGAGGCGACAACTGAAGAAACATAACACATCTGTTTCACATGTTAGTGACGCGCCTGCACACTGACTCTAAACTAGGtggataagatgagataagctTTATcgatcccacagtggggaaagttcACTGTTATAGCAGCtcaagaaaagacagagaaattgaataaacataatatatacagaaacattatatacacagtaatacaataattataaagaaacaatTATAAAGAAGCACAGTTGAAATAAAGTGCATCAGTAACATCAGTAAAACATCAGTCACACTATGTTGAGTGGTGATTGAAGTTGATGCAGCAGGTAATAattatacagtctgactgcagtgggAATGAAAGACCTGCAgaagcgctccttcttacacttAAGGTGTATGAAagagctgcttaaggcccccacagtctgatgtagagggtgggaggtgttgtccatgatggcctcctctcccccaccacctctatggagaccagggggcagccacagactgagctggctcTTTTTATCAGTCTGTCGAGTCTGTTCTTGAGACCCTACACCTTCTCTCCACCCTTTAAAATGTGACCCTAAGAGGTCTGAATCAAATGTATGAAATAAGATGTTCTTTTGTatatttcaatttatttattagattttatgGTGTAGCACCTTTTGGGTTATATGTgcattttatagttttttttatacgTCATAGCAGCTTTGAGCCTGTTGGTATATTTATTGgtgtcatttttaaacatttcaaccaGGCAGTAACCTGATTgggataaaaatgttttaaaaatgttgagtTGGGCTTTGACTCTGCTCTTTCCATCGATGCTGGTTCTACCTGGGGTTGGGACGGTCACCTCCTGAGTCCACAATGGCTTCGGAGTCGCCAGGTTGCCCAGTCATGAAGTGGGACTGCCGGATGGAGGGGATGTTGTCCAGGAGGAAGGTTAGATTACAGTAATACTGAACAATCTGCGCTCTCACACAATACTGAGATATCTGTGTGTTGAATCTGTGGAAGAAAAGCACACGACACTATTTACCTCCAGCATGCTAGTAATAGTAATGCTGTTGCTTTTCATGTACATACTTCTTGAGAAAGTCGATTATGAGCCTCCTTTTGATCTTTGCAACTTCCTCCTGCGGTGTGAGAGAAATTAATTTTACTGCACAGGAAGCCAATCACATCTATCATCAGCCGCCTGAGAATCTACCACTGTGTGCAACTCACTGGGGTTTTTATTAGACCCCCCGCGGCCCGTTTCCTCTTGATAAATGCATTCAGCATCTCGTCACGCAGACCCACTTTTTCCAGCTGGATGGACACAAAGGCTTCCATCAGCCTGGAGTAACAAACAAGAGTCTGTTTATTAGAGAGCCAGCACAAAAGCGCTGCTAATCATCGCTGCTGTAATTTGTTCTTTAAGTGGGGGGAAATTACCGCTCCTTGGTGGTGGTGGGCATTCTTGCTGAGCCTTTGGAGGGTAAAGCCTTTGATTTTTCCTGCAGGTTGCTGGAGTAGCTTCCACATTTGGAGTCAAATTTGACGTCTTTGTCAGAACGAGGGGCTGCTTCACTCTGAGAGTAAATtagaaaacaaactgaaatatgctgaaatatttgaACAGCAGTTTATTTGTTAAAGCACGAAGAATACTAGTGGTGGAAGAggtaaaagtaccaatacattaaagtaaaaatacactAATCTATGTAAATGTCCTGCATTTATAATCCTAATGAGTGCAGATgtattatcagtaaaatgtactatcaaaagtaaaagtgctcgtTCTGCAGTGAAATGTCCCATAAGAGTGTTATATTCATATAAATGACAGttattactgatgcatcaatatgtaaacagtgttttagtttttcttcaCAGGGCCACAAAATTAATCTGACAGGTTGTGAGATGATTAACGAtgttggaaagaagaaaaaacaaagttttgaTTTCGATTTTTCTCTAAATTTGGCTTTTTGGTGAAATATTGTTTAATTATACATGTTGAAACATGAAACCTTATGAGAAGTTTAGACGGGTAATGTGTCTGGAGACAGCAATTTTGTAAGAGAACATGAGCCAAAGAAAGTCAGGTGATCTTTAATAATATGTTGCATTTCATAAGTATATCATATGtcatacgttttttttttttatgtaaaatcttttctgaaaaaaattaactagtaactacagctgtcagataaatgtagtggattaaaaagtgtaatatttcCCCCCTGAAACTTGAGAATACTCACCTGAGCTGAAGATGTCAAACTCTCTGCCCGACGACAAAGGCGAACCAGTTTCACCGCACTTATCAAAGCGTTCTTCTGTGTAACCTGACAGGCCAGAGTCACCTGGAGGTTTTCTATACTCTGTTTGTTCATCAGCTATGAAGAGATAAAAGACATGAATCCAGTGAGTAATAGCTTGATCTACAATCTTATTTCTTGATTCGCTGATAAACCCCAGTATTTAATTTTACGGTACATGAATCACGGCCTCCTCTGAGCTGAAGCTGAACCTCCCGATGTGGTTCTCGTCCAGTTCCTGGATGCTCAGAAGGAGGTGGGACGGGCTGAAcctgcagcagacacagcacTTCAAATTTCTTTCAAACATACGTCTCTGCTTTTGTagagaagcagaaaaaataGAGCACACGTGGAGAAGAAGGTCTTAATCATGGAAGTGTGACATGTGGTGTGGTTGTCTACCTGTCCACAGAGCTGTCATCCTCCAGTATGGCTGTGATAAAAACAGGCCTCTGCTCTGGTTTGTCTTTCTGCTCAGCGACCTCAAACTGCACCGGCCTCAGATGAAGGTGGAACTCACCGAAGCCGAGTTCTGAAGCCACGTTTCTGTACAACCTGTAGAGAATTActaaatattgtaatattttaaCAGTCTGAAATGTTACTGAACTTAATGAATTACAACAGATCATTCCAGCAAGTACAGTGAGagctttttttctgtgattcATTTTAACCAGTAATTGTAATTAAATTCCAGGAGGTCACTCCAGCTATTGACCTCTGTCGTCGAACACAATTCATGTGATTAGTTTTTGGACACAATATTGATGTTTGAAGAAGCTCATGTTACTGCTCTGTTTGTTAGATCTCATTGGATCtaatttagtatttagtcttTAAATTATTGTAAGTTGTGGACTAAATGAAAACTGTACgaataaaagagagacaaaTGTGGAATTACGTTTATCATCAAGAgcacagtaaataaaatgagGCAGCTTATGTTACTTAAGTTACAAGTTTGGGCCCCACAAAtcatatatacaaatatttacagATTTCTAATTGTTTTTAGGTGTTATTTAGGCCAAAGGACAAAATCAGATTGTATAagaaattcatgtttttataacTGTATTTCTATCTAATTCTGATTTGTGGCCTTTTTTGTGTTCTCTGTCTTATGCTGCATGTCTATAATTCAGTGTTAATCTGGAGTTTTATACtgacaatgtaaaaacaaatacacgGTTCACTTTAAAAGTACCCTTCTACCCCGGTGTGAGCGTTATCTTAACTGTGCCAGATGTGCCGTCTCTGAGGCCGACTCCAGCAGACGATGGCGGATGGTGACGAGCTCCAGTAGCCTGGAGAAAGTTTCCACTGCAtaaatctgtttctctcttccctgCATCATGTCCTTCTCCTCTGCAGATCTGACTAACGACAGCCCCGCCTTTTGGACCAAAATTGGATCCTCAAAAAGCACACCTGAGAACAACTG from Pempheris klunzingeri isolate RE-2024b chromosome 13, fPemKlu1.hap1, whole genome shotgun sequence encodes:
- the LOC139212413 gene encoding LOW QUALITY PROTEIN: coiled-coil domain-containing protein 162 (The sequence of the model RefSeq protein was modified relative to this genomic sequence to represent the inferred CDS: substituted 1 base at 1 genomic stop codon), with translation MMQGREKQIYAVETFSRLLELVTIRHRLLESASETAHLAQLYRNVASELGFGEFHLHLRPVQFEVAEQKDKPEQRPVFITAILEDDSSVDRFSPSHLLLSIQELDENHIGRFSFSSEEAVIHLMNKQSIENLQVTLACQVTQKNALISAVKLVRLCRRAESLTSSAQSEAAPRSDKDVKFDSKCGSYSSNLQEKSKALPSKGSARMPTTTKERLMEAFVSIQLEKVGLRDEMLNAFIKRKRAAGGLIKTPEEVAKIKRRLIIDFLKKFNTQISQYCVRAQIVQYYCNLTFLLDNIPSIRQSHFMTGQPGDSEAIVDSGGDRPNPRSFQCRPQQLSSADGKTLLNLWYIPHFSEVLHMFKTLNLSACAAALHHTLQIASALHDIVYYLVSFSRLGNTEDSCSCQRGKDVSGSLAADWGGTEGIGAELLEIQRQIDRLSDRSSLESVGRLLQLRRQVVLLQFDTAVRHLIREAFLSSGDVASCQSVSDNMATALPLLSDSIHADIFSLSLPVPRPLETRGSQAQRMYPWRSFMARRGLFPLRVWDVPPIEYSMQLCLSGLTDRSRLQANAAILGVSLIMEDVLNSGREAEPVRLHGNKDDLLHDGNPDEVKDXFEIIMGDEPCVEETCVSDSSPPPGDPIRVQSALKGFLLLTKQLQLFKESWAGRRLGVQTFRTPSLYQQFVKLYRAEIFYPSMKALAQQMCKERDYEVLISGSQSLLPPTGASEVDVQVWQLHKLLESAECDMIRAVQRRTNRELTLVASERTRQDADLPTELWKKAPLKYSLSPRRPQIVETFIQQLMEGAEEAEGQLRVSQDHLQQCLAHLGCSLMERERRSFLLYSQFYEQILQQETQLLYQREQDLKNLKDSQTSSSHKEAAAVCRGMMLEVLALQARVAHLEEEKTTLEEQLSLRFKERYDPLVRHLSSTCIQLKARLDEYRRQMEQDVSEMVNRVRGEGVDRMIKLKKKYGCTDDNDGVTCTQLQKVHELHLENSRLTAFLCKLKALSSWRQLVDREKLHRQLLQTQQREITCRTEALRLRMISEGEVVVLQEELEAVREALRRCQAECSSTKKQLSRKTQELQVSRHQSAQEAHSRQELDRCRVQRLEQMRADVEDRESQLRALSEQLERGSRMNQLHRQRSARAMRQVKGQLQQELSLKQEAFQQADRLQNKVNDMEAALSGCTSTATGQSRTYYTLSLSRLSTRSPSAGPRRASQQQSALQLGSLTNYATLQDFSTMPRHRRAETARSRSNTKVHRPKADPSVLRVPTAEAALPDL